Proteins encoded together in one Urocitellus parryii isolate mUroPar1 chromosome 3, mUroPar1.hap1, whole genome shotgun sequence window:
- the Tctn1 gene encoding tectonic-1 isoform X2 translates to MKTSTGFTLNAESDVSFSTKLDAPSTTKYEYGAQLRTSNDSSAPFLRLPSPLMSSLCADDNPAAFLVDQAVTCTRRMDLEQCEEIEALSMARYSSPTILRAPNSGKKVFITIQSIVIQSLNKTLTRLEHTDVLWPTLVGSGQERICIHVVLEVKYSLTYTEKGEIMKAAVSFLLGTVSSAVIPLQQKFEIHFTQQDTKPVPLSGNPGYVVGLPVAAGFQPQKGSRIIQTTNRYGQLTILRSSAEQDCLAVEGTRTPVLFGYNMQSGCKLRLTSALPCRLVARKVKDLLKGQGFPDYVAPFGNSQAQDALDWVPVHFATLSSNVKDSCQLPVALVIEVKWTKYGSLLNPQARIVNVTANLISSSFPETSAGNERTVLISTAVTFAAVSAPAEPGFRARPAINARLPFNFFFPFA, encoded by the exons TATGGGGCTCAGCTGCGGACTTCAAATGACTCTTCAGCTCCATTTTTGAGATTGCCTTCACCACTGATGTCATCCCTGTGCGCTGATGATAACCCTGCAG CATTTCTGGTGGACCAGGCTGTTACATGCACCAGAAGGATGGATTTAGAACAGTGTGAAGAAATTGAAGCCCTTAGCATGGCTCGTTACAGCAGCCCTACAATTTTGAGG GCTCCTAATTCAGGAAAAAAG GTCTTTATCACTATCCAATCCATTGTcatccagtctctaaataaaacactgacCCGACTGGAACACACTGACGTGCTGTGGCCGACTCTCGTGGGCTCTGGGCAGGAGAGGATCTGCATTCACGTTGTTCTCGAG GTAAAGTACAGCCTCACATACACAGAGAAAGGTGAGATAATGAAAGCCGCTGTCTCATTCCTTCTGGGGACAGTGAGCAGTGCAGTGATTCCCCTGCAGCAGAAGTTTGAGATTCACTTTACTCAG CAAGATACAAAGCCGGTTCCTCTCAGTGGAAACCCTGGTTATGTTGTGGGGCTCCCGGTAGCTGCTGGGTTTCAGCCTCAGAAGGG GTCCAGGATCATTCAGACAACAAATAGATATGGACAACTCACGATCCTCCGCAGCTCGGCTGAGCAGGACTGCTTAGCTGTCGAGGGGACCCGGACCCCAGTGTTGTTTGGCTACAACATGCAGTCTGGCTGCAAGCTACG ACTGACCAGCGCCCTCCCATGTCGGTTAGTGGCACGGAAGGTCAAGGACCTGCTGAAGGGCCAGGGCTTCCCAGATTATGTGGCCCCATTTGGAAATTCCCAGGCCCAGGATGCGCTGGACTGGGTGCCCGTCCACTTCGCCACCCTGTCGTCCAACGTGAAG GATTCCTGCCAGCTTCCAGTGGCTTTGGTTATAGAGGTGAAGTGGACTAAGTACGGGTCCCTCCTGAACCCACAGGCCAGAATAGTCAACGTAACTGCAAatctcatctcctcctcctttcctgag ACCAGCGCCGGAAATGAAAGGACGGTTCTCATTTCCACTGCGGTTACTTTTGCGGCTGTGTCTGCACCTGCAGAGCCGGGCTTCAGAGCGCGGCCTGCCATCAACGCCAGGCTGCCCTTTAACTTCTTCTTCCCATTTGCTTGA